From Gemmatimonadota bacterium, one genomic window encodes:
- a CDS encoding ankyrin repeat domain-containing protein, with protein MGLEKQLTSAAWSGDLDATKALLTEDPEAARHWQPIMTAAFTGSTEIVRLLVEHGADPNVISRNNHRHRPLHRVLEHKKTIPKGPHHVDTVRALLELGARIDLRGGHGRMTAPCLAAVGGEIQFLPVLREYIEDWDIFTSVALGEADRVRALLDEDEGLVDAVDENRWRPLNYAAASGAGRDDSAVAARLEAIVVLLLQRGAEVNCPPPPLTSAIGNPAMMQAMLDAGAKPDPGLVHALWSVDYDSVELLLAAGADIRHPAVDDTLSELVQYGSYNMARFLVDRGANVNAVDDHRGRTALHWAAVRGAGKAFVTYLLDQGADPSIRDPDGATALDIAREKKRKAIESMLLERGRG; from the coding sequence ATGGGCCTGGAAAAGCAACTGACGAGCGCGGCGTGGTCCGGCGACCTGGACGCGACGAAAGCCCTGCTGACGGAAGACCCTGAGGCCGCCCGGCACTGGCAACCCATCATGACGGCCGCCTTCACGGGGAGTACGGAGATCGTCAGGCTGCTGGTCGAACACGGCGCCGATCCCAACGTGATCAGCCGCAACAACCATCGGCACCGGCCGCTGCATCGCGTGCTGGAACACAAGAAGACGATTCCCAAGGGCCCGCACCACGTGGACACCGTGCGCGCCCTCCTCGAACTCGGCGCGCGCATCGACCTGCGGGGCGGCCATGGCCGCATGACGGCGCCTTGTCTCGCCGCCGTGGGCGGGGAGATCCAGTTCCTGCCGGTCCTCCGCGAATACATTGAGGACTGGGATATCTTCACCAGCGTGGCCCTGGGCGAGGCGGATCGCGTCCGCGCGCTTCTGGACGAGGACGAAGGCCTGGTCGACGCGGTGGACGAGAACCGGTGGCGGCCCCTGAACTACGCCGCGGCTTCCGGCGCGGGCCGGGACGATTCGGCAGTCGCCGCCCGTCTTGAAGCGATCGTCGTGTTGCTCCTTCAGCGGGGCGCCGAGGTCAACTGTCCTCCTCCGCCGCTGACCTCCGCCATCGGAAACCCGGCCATGATGCAGGCGATGCTGGACGCCGGCGCGAAACCCGATCCCGGCCTGGTCCACGCCCTGTGGAGCGTGGACTACGATTCGGTGGAATTGCTGCTGGCGGCCGGGGCGGACATCCGGCATCCCGCGGTGGACGACACCCTGAGCGAACTCGTGCAGTACGGCAGTTACAACATGGCCCGTTTCCTGGTCGACCGCGGCGCCAACGTGAACGCCGTCGACGATCACCGCGGACGCACCGCGCTGCACTGGGCCGCCGTCCGCGGCGCCGGGAAGGCATTCGTCACCTACCTGCTCGACCAGGGGGCCGATCCGTCGATCCGGGACCCGGACGGCGCCACGGCGCTGGACATCGCCCGCGAGAAGAAAAGGAAGGCCATCGAATCCATGCTCCTGGAAAGAGGGCGCGGATGA
- a CDS encoding MOSC domain-containing protein yields MPYISSLHVYPVKSCAGHELTRAELDTRGIRDDRSWIVVGDGGGPSGMLTQREAPALALVQPALSSGGLALSAPGMEDLTVPRIEDGLTRNVDVWGDLCDGIDQGDDAAEWFSTYLDVSCHLLYFKPDFVRPVDPDYAARPGDQVGFADGFPLLVISEASLADLNARLETPIRMNRFRPNVVVADSPPYAEDTWKHIRVGEMEIDLVKPCGRCATTLVEQESGTPGKEPLRTLAAYRKFDRPAPSFGYNAVHRSPGVLEAGMAIQILDVRESA; encoded by the coding sequence ATGCCGTACATTTCCTCCCTCCACGTCTATCCCGTCAAGTCCTGCGCCGGGCACGAGCTGACGCGGGCGGAACTGGACACCCGGGGCATCCGGGACGACCGGTCGTGGATCGTCGTCGGTGACGGCGGCGGGCCGTCCGGAATGCTTACCCAGCGTGAAGCGCCCGCCCTGGCGCTCGTCCAGCCGGCCCTTTCCTCAGGCGGACTGGCGCTTTCGGCTCCGGGCATGGAGGACCTGACAGTTCCGCGAATCGAGGATGGCCTTACCCGGAACGTGGACGTGTGGGGAGACCTCTGCGACGGGATTGACCAGGGCGACGATGCGGCGGAATGGTTCAGCACGTACCTGGACGTGTCCTGCCACCTGCTATATTTTAAGCCGGACTTCGTGCGGCCCGTGGATCCGGACTACGCAGCACGGCCCGGCGACCAGGTGGGTTTCGCGGACGGGTTCCCGCTGCTGGTGATCTCCGAGGCTTCCCTGGCGGACCTGAACGCGCGGCTCGAGACCCCGATCCGCATGAACCGCTTCAGGCCCAATGTCGTCGTGGCCGACAGCCCTCCATACGCGGAGGACACGTGGAAGCACATCCGCGTGGGGGAGATGGAAATCGACCTGGTCAAGCCCTGCGGACGGTGCGCCACGACCCTGGTCGAGCAGGAGAGCGGGACGCCGGGCAAGGAACCGCTGCGCACGCTGGCGGCCTACCGCAAGTTCGACCGGCCGGCCCCGTCCTTCGGCTATAATGCCGTGCACCGGTCGCCCGGCGTACTCGAAGCCGGGATGGCCATACAGATCCTGGACGTGCGGGAATCCGCTTGA
- a CDS encoding zinc-binding alcohol dehydrogenase translates to MATVDGIELQQLVCNNAFEPRWESYTLDDLGPDEVRVRSELTAAKHGTEKGEITGESIYCSVPMDPDGRVFDRSRTHSYDPTAWKPVGNTTVGTVMAAGREVEDLKEGDRVYGYGGFRPVHQGRHFKLLLPGMSEEAACCMDPADFALAAVRDGQVRIGERVIVFGMGAIGLFTVQLARLSGAVDVVAVDPITRRRELARLHGATMAVDPKEVGDFGMASRDWLEHGADVAIEASGSYHALNQAIRSTRYAGRVVPLAFYLGDAKGLYLGEEFHFNQIDIVSARACSRPQRNLFWEEDRIFETLVRLFREGTLHPHGLPDPVVTPDELPEAYGKMRHAPDEVIKVAVRWT, encoded by the coding sequence ATGGCAACCGTGGATGGCATCGAGCTGCAGCAACTCGTCTGCAACAACGCCTTCGAACCCCGATGGGAATCCTATACGCTGGACGATCTCGGCCCCGATGAAGTCCGCGTCCGCAGCGAACTCACCGCGGCGAAACACGGGACGGAGAAAGGCGAGATCACGGGTGAATCCATCTACTGCAGCGTGCCCATGGACCCGGACGGCCGGGTCTTCGACCGGTCGCGGACCCATTCTTACGACCCGACGGCCTGGAAGCCCGTGGGCAATACGACCGTGGGTACGGTCATGGCCGCCGGCAGAGAAGTCGAAGACCTCAAGGAAGGCGACCGGGTATATGGCTACGGCGGGTTCAGACCGGTCCACCAGGGCCGTCACTTCAAGCTGCTGCTCCCGGGGATGAGCGAGGAAGCCGCCTGCTGCATGGACCCCGCCGACTTCGCCCTGGCGGCCGTGCGGGACGGACAGGTGCGGATCGGCGAGCGGGTCATCGTCTTCGGCATGGGCGCCATCGGGCTATTCACCGTCCAGCTGGCCCGGCTTTCCGGCGCGGTTGACGTGGTGGCGGTGGACCCGATCACTCGCCGGCGCGAACTGGCCCGGCTGCACGGCGCGACCATGGCGGTCGATCCGAAGGAAGTCGGCGATTTCGGCATGGCGTCCCGCGATTGGCTCGAACACGGCGCGGACGTCGCCATCGAGGCCAGCGGGAGCTACCACGCGCTCAACCAGGCGATCCGTTCCACCCGGTACGCGGGGCGGGTGGTGCCCCTGGCCTTCTACCTGGGGGACGCGAAGGGACTCTACCTGGGCGAGGAGTTCCATTTCAACCAGATCGACATCGTCTCGGCGCGGGCCTGCAGTCGCCCGCAGCGGAACCTGTTCTGGGAAGAGGACCGGATCTTCGAAACCCTGGTCCGCCTCTTCCGGGAGGGCACGCTCCATCCGCACGGTCTGCCCGATCCCGTCGTGACGCCCGACGAATTGCCGGAAGCGTACGGCAAGATGCGGCACGCGCCGGACGAGGTGATCAAGGTGGCCGTACGGTGGACGTAA
- a CDS encoding GNAT family N-acetyltransferase, whose product MIRIRRAGEDDFDTIWSIFHRVVRSADTYPYPPDTDRDQAHALWMAPPNRTYVALEGHKVVGTYYLRPNQPGQGAHVANAGFMVDPDIQGRGVGRAMGIHALEEARRAGFLSMQFNMVVGTNQRAVALWRDLGFSIIGTVPAAFEHPEHGLVDAHIMYRKLQEPDP is encoded by the coding sequence ATGATCCGGATACGCCGGGCCGGCGAAGACGACTTCGATACCATCTGGTCCATCTTTCACCGGGTCGTCCGGTCGGCCGACACCTATCCCTATCCGCCCGACACGGACAGGGACCAGGCCCACGCGCTGTGGATGGCGCCGCCGAACCGCACCTACGTCGCGCTGGAAGGCCACAAAGTGGTGGGCACCTACTATCTCCGTCCCAACCAGCCGGGACAGGGTGCCCACGTGGCGAACGCGGGGTTCATGGTCGATCCGGACATCCAGGGACGCGGCGTGGGGCGGGCCATGGGGATTCACGCCCTCGAAGAGGCGCGCCGCGCGGGATTCCTGTCCATGCAGTTCAACATGGTCGTCGGCACGAACCAACGGGCCGTCGCACTCTGGCGGGACCTGGGGTTCTCGATCATCGGCACTGTACCGGCCGCGTTCGAACATCCCGAACACGGCCTCGTGGATGCACACATCATGTACCGGAAGTTGCAGGAACCTGACCCATGA
- a CDS encoding glycoside hydrolase family 32 protein yields MEDYTSLVPYYTFPTDTLEAQEAALADNPLLQRLNASRRSYAGDPHRPAYHYVNPEAMLNDPNGLCFWQGRWHLFYQAYPPEDTRQHWGHAISDDLVHWRDLPYCIYPNPERCCYSGAALVEEDRVIAMYHGTVAGNMVAVSDDPLLLNWEKVTGGPVIPMPPKDGPPAPYNVFDPCIWKKDGVYYSLSAGTKPTGPAGKKRRANYLFRSEDLATWTYLHPFVEDDDYTLVGDDGACPYFWPIGDRHILLFFSHMSGPQYLIGDYDTDRDKFVVTYGAKFNFGAYKPSGLHAPSATPDGKGGLVAIFNMNHGKPTEGWNQIMSLPRRLTVDGDDLYQEPVEALESLREAPVRFDGFDLSANREVVLPAPEGGNTMEFEVEIDPGSSPMVEMNVLRSPDREEFTRIAFYRGRGFHGGSLLSVDTSYASTAPDVLSRAPETAPLALEEDETLKLRVFVDRSVVEVFANGRQCVALRVYPDRPDSTGVSFRSQGVDSRVRSLRAYKMKSIWT; encoded by the coding sequence ATGGAAGACTACACGTCCCTGGTCCCCTACTACACTTTTCCCACAGATACGCTCGAGGCGCAGGAGGCCGCGCTGGCGGACAACCCGCTCCTGCAGCGCCTGAACGCGTCCCGCAGGAGCTACGCGGGGGATCCGCACCGGCCCGCGTACCACTACGTGAATCCCGAGGCCATGCTCAACGACCCTAACGGCCTGTGCTTCTGGCAGGGCCGCTGGCACCTGTTCTACCAGGCCTACCCGCCCGAGGACACGCGCCAGCACTGGGGCCACGCCATTTCCGACGATCTGGTGCACTGGCGCGACCTGCCCTACTGCATCTACCCCAACCCGGAGCGCTGCTGTTACTCGGGCGCCGCGCTGGTGGAGGAAGACCGCGTGATCGCCATGTATCACGGCACGGTCGCGGGCAACATGGTCGCCGTTTCCGACGATCCCCTGCTGCTCAACTGGGAGAAGGTAACCGGAGGCCCTGTCATTCCCATGCCGCCGAAGGACGGTCCGCCCGCGCCTTACAACGTGTTCGATCCGTGCATCTGGAAGAAGGACGGGGTCTACTATTCGCTCTCCGCGGGCACCAAGCCGACAGGGCCGGCCGGCAAGAAGAGGCGTGCGAACTACCTCTTCCGCTCCGAGGACCTGGCCACCTGGACCTACCTCCATCCCTTCGTAGAGGACGACGACTACACGCTGGTAGGGGACGACGGCGCCTGCCCGTATTTCTGGCCCATCGGAGACCGCCACATCCTGCTCTTCTTCAGCCACATGAGCGGTCCCCAGTACCTGATCGGCGACTATGACACGGATCGGGACAAGTTCGTCGTCACCTACGGCGCCAAGTTCAATTTCGGCGCGTACAAGCCGTCCGGGCTGCACGCGCCTTCGGCCACGCCGGACGGCAAGGGCGGTCTCGTCGCGATATTCAACATGAACCACGGCAAGCCGACGGAGGGTTGGAACCAGATCATGTCCCTGCCCCGGCGCCTGACCGTCGACGGCGACGACCTGTACCAGGAGCCGGTCGAGGCCCTCGAATCGCTGCGGGAAGCCCCGGTCCGGTTCGACGGCTTCGACCTTTCGGCCAACCGGGAGGTCGTCCTGCCCGCGCCGGAGGGCGGCAACACCATGGAATTCGAGGTGGAGATCGACCCGGGATCGTCGCCCATGGTGGAGATGAACGTGCTGCGGTCGCCGGACCGGGAGGAGTTCACGCGCATCGCCTTCTACCGGGGCCGCGGGTTCCACGGCGGGAGCCTCCTTTCCGTCGACACCTCCTACGCGTCCACCGCGCCCGACGTCCTGTCCCGCGCGCCCGAGACCGCGCCGCTGGCGCTGGAGGAGGACGAGACGCTGAAACTGCGGGTGTTCGTCGACCGGAGCGTCGTGGAGGTCTTCGCCAACGGCCGCCAGTGCGTTGCGCTGCGGGTCTACCCCGACCGGCCGGACAGTACGGGCGTGTCCTTCCGCTCCCAGGGCGTCGACAGCCGGGTTCGGTCGCTCCGGGCATACAAAATGAAATCGATATGGACCTGA
- a CDS encoding PorV/PorQ family protein: MRKLSYLLIATLLSIPAGSSRAGVGQGGGLFLQIAPDARSTAMGETGVAHARDAQVPAWNPGGLGFLEYSGVSGTYFKWLPYLADDLYYLHFSYVHPVEGIGTFGVSVPYLSLGEQQRVSATGDIQGTFKSSDMAVSFSYGALVNDRLGFGSNLKVIRSTLTDEDDGVGTSFALDVGVTARVMSRFTVAGVLQNLGTEIKYTDSNQGDPLSRNLKVGAALKALEDESNSLLLAVDLNRMLLEDSGNILNVGLEYWYQDLIALRTGYVHDADGDVKTPTFGGGLQWKMYRIDFSYTTSSTLQDITKFTISARF, from the coding sequence GTGAGAAAGCTAAGCTACCTGCTCATCGCAACGCTGCTTTCGATTCCGGCCGGGTCGTCCCGGGCCGGTGTCGGGCAGGGCGGCGGTCTGTTCCTGCAGATCGCCCCCGACGCGCGGTCCACGGCCATGGGCGAAACCGGCGTCGCCCACGCCCGGGACGCCCAGGTCCCCGCGTGGAATCCGGGCGGACTGGGATTCCTGGAGTACAGCGGGGTGTCGGGGACCTATTTCAAATGGCTTCCCTACCTGGCGGACGATCTCTACTACCTGCACTTCTCCTACGTGCATCCGGTCGAAGGCATCGGGACCTTCGGCGTCAGTGTGCCATATCTCTCGCTGGGTGAACAACAGCGGGTGAGCGCGACCGGGGACATCCAGGGGACGTTCAAGAGTTCGGACATGGCGGTGTCCTTCTCCTACGGCGCCCTGGTCAACGACCGCCTGGGATTCGGTTCCAACCTGAAGGTCATCCGGAGCACCCTGACCGACGAGGACGACGGGGTGGGCACGAGCTTCGCCCTGGACGTCGGGGTGACCGCCCGCGTCATGTCCCGGTTCACCGTGGCCGGCGTCCTTCAGAACCTGGGGACGGAAATCAAGTACACGGATTCGAACCAGGGAGACCCGCTGTCGCGGAACCTCAAGGTGGGGGCCGCGCTCAAGGCGCTCGAGGACGAGTCGAACAGCCTGCTACTTGCCGTCGACCTCAATCGCATGCTGCTTGAAGACAGCGGTAACATCCTGAACGTCGGGCTGGAGTACTGGTACCAGGATCTGATCGCGCTTCGGACGGGGTACGTGCACGACGCGGACGGCGATGTGAAAACGCCCACGTTCGGCGGCGGACTGCAGTGGAAGATGTACCGTATCGACTTCAGCTACACCACGAGTTCGACGCTCCAGGACATCACCAAGTTCACCATTTCGGCCAGGTTTTAA
- a CDS encoding SDR family oxidoreductase, which yields MDVALVTGASSGIGLAIAARLVEMGYDVYGYARDHEKSDFRHDRYTAVECDVTDTRVLLDRTEELLRSTGSLKILVNNAGVGFFGPHATMAPDRIERMVRTNLIAPMVLTRATLRHLEESRGYVVNIASTAALIPGSFGAAYGATKAGLHQFGQALFSEVRKSGARVVTLYPDMTRTSFYDEADFEPGEDPGAHITPECVADAVAQAVDQREGTVITQIVLRPQRTQVARKARKGPPRMKKD from the coding sequence ATGGACGTAGCACTGGTCACCGGCGCTTCCTCCGGGATCGGCCTGGCCATCGCCGCACGCCTGGTGGAAATGGGTTACGACGTGTACGGCTATGCCCGGGACCACGAGAAGTCCGATTTCCGTCATGACCGGTACACAGCGGTCGAATGCGACGTCACCGATACCCGGGTCCTGCTGGACCGCACCGAGGAACTGCTCAGATCGACTGGAAGCCTGAAGATCCTGGTCAACAACGCCGGCGTCGGTTTCTTCGGCCCCCACGCCACCATGGCGCCCGACCGGATAGAACGCATGGTCCGGACCAACCTGATCGCGCCCATGGTCCTGACGCGTGCGACCCTGCGGCACCTGGAGGAATCCAGGGGATACGTGGTCAACATCGCATCGACCGCGGCGTTGATTCCCGGTTCCTTCGGGGCCGCTTACGGCGCGACGAAGGCCGGTCTCCACCAGTTCGGGCAGGCGCTCTTCAGCGAGGTGCGGAAGAGCGGCGCCCGGGTGGTGACCCTCTACCCGGACATGACCCGGACGTCCTTCTACGACGAGGCGGACTTCGAGCCCGGTGAGGATCCCGGCGCCCACATCACGCCCGAATGCGTGGCCGACGCCGTCGCGCAGGCCGTGGACCAGCGGGAGGGTACGGTGATCACGCAGATCGTCCTCCGGCCGCAACGGACGCAGGTAGCGCGCAAAGCCCGCAAGGGGCCGCCGCGGATGAAGAAGGATTAG
- a CDS encoding Gfo/Idh/MocA family oxidoreductase, translated as MTAGNIRIGLIGLGTVCEFVHFPGFSRIPGVEIAGLCEVDEDLLARRQAQWGVAAGFTDVDRFLAAVKPDAVTVAVPNVYHRDIVLKAIAAGCHVLCEKPIGMTVAETVDMYESARDAGVRHMTAFTYRFVPGMRYLKHLVDEGQLGEIRHARFQRLQDWGERSVGWRQYRRMAATGELGDMGIHRIDFAEDLLGPIRSVCASLKQVVPRDRTEDGRPCEPQDVEDWVAWIAEFESGATGVFEMGKLTKGHGPAGDHDLCELNGSEGSAAYRLHTPFDIQAGPRREKYRRRSVPKRFLTLPGSPRDPKEGDPAQTFRFDQAWEFVCAIREGRDCVPSFFHGMRAQVVAEAILEAAASRKWVDVPG; from the coding sequence ATGACGGCAGGCAATATACGCATCGGGCTCATCGGACTCGGAACGGTCTGCGAATTCGTCCATTTCCCGGGTTTCTCCCGCATTCCGGGGGTGGAGATCGCCGGCCTGTGCGAAGTGGACGAAGACCTGCTGGCCCGCAGGCAGGCGCAGTGGGGCGTCGCGGCCGGTTTCACGGACGTGGACCGGTTCCTGGCCGCCGTCAAGCCGGACGCCGTGACCGTAGCCGTGCCGAACGTGTACCACCGCGATATCGTGCTCAAGGCCATCGCCGCGGGCTGTCACGTGCTGTGTGAGAAGCCCATCGGCATGACCGTCGCGGAGACCGTCGACATGTACGAGTCCGCCCGGGACGCCGGCGTCCGGCACATGACCGCCTTTACCTACCGGTTCGTGCCCGGCATGCGCTACCTGAAGCATCTGGTCGACGAAGGCCAACTCGGCGAGATACGCCACGCGCGCTTCCAGCGTCTCCAGGACTGGGGCGAGCGTTCTGTGGGATGGCGCCAGTACCGGCGCATGGCGGCGACCGGAGAACTCGGCGACATGGGCATCCACCGCATCGACTTCGCCGAGGACCTGCTCGGTCCGATCAGGTCGGTGTGCGCGTCGCTCAAGCAGGTCGTTCCCCGGGACCGCACGGAGGACGGGCGGCCCTGCGAGCCGCAGGACGTGGAGGACTGGGTCGCCTGGATCGCCGAGTTCGAATCGGGGGCTACGGGCGTGTTTGAGATGGGAAAACTGACCAAGGGCCACGGGCCCGCCGGCGACCACGACCTTTGCGAGTTGAACGGAAGTGAAGGCTCTGCCGCCTACCGCCTACACACCCCCTTTGACATCCAGGCCGGACCGCGCCGGGAGAAATACAGGCGGCGCAGCGTGCCGAAGCGCTTCCTCACCCTGCCCGGTTCCCCCCGCGACCCGAAAGAAGGCGACCCCGCCCAGACCTTTCGCTTCGACCAGGCCTGGGAGTTCGTCTGCGCCATCCGCGAGGGACGGGACTGCGTGCCTTCCTTCTTCCACGGCATGCGCGCCCAGGTCGTGGCGGAGGCCATCCTCGAGGCGGCGGCGTCCCGGAAGTGGGTGGACGTGCCGGGGTGA
- a CDS encoding glutaminyl-peptide cyclotransferase — protein MKRYLCALLVSIAALNGIVALSSLAACTEPTNSSTSPTDTQAGNDTTAVAAKSYTYEVVRSFPHDTGAFTQGLAIEGDTLYESTGNYGQSSLRQVALRTGEVERVRRLSATIFGEGLALYDDKIIQLTWKSGVGFIYDRDNFELLRSVSYPGEGWGITYDGARFIMSDGSSNLYFRDKVTFAETGRVVVRDGDGQVRNLNELEYVKGEVYANIWQEDRIVRIDPETGRVTGWIDLEGLLESAGLGEGSGTVDVLNGIAYDAAGDRLFVTGKYWPRLFEIRLVEKQDPSG, from the coding sequence ATGAAGCGATACCTCTGCGCGCTCCTGGTCAGCATCGCGGCCCTGAACGGCATCGTGGCGCTGTCCAGCCTCGCCGCCTGTACCGAGCCGACGAATTCGAGCACCAGTCCCACCGATACGCAGGCGGGAAACGACACCACGGCGGTCGCGGCGAAGTCCTATACCTACGAGGTGGTCCGGTCCTTCCCCCACGATACGGGCGCCTTTACCCAGGGCCTGGCAATCGAGGGCGATACGTTGTACGAGAGTACCGGGAACTACGGCCAGTCCTCACTGCGTCAGGTGGCGCTGCGGACCGGCGAAGTGGAACGGGTACGCCGGCTTTCCGCGACGATCTTCGGGGAAGGGCTCGCCCTCTACGACGACAAGATCATCCAGCTCACCTGGAAATCGGGCGTCGGGTTCATCTACGACCGGGATAACTTCGAGCTACTGCGGAGCGTGTCCTATCCCGGCGAGGGATGGGGCATCACCTACGACGGCGCTCGGTTCATCATGAGCGACGGGTCGTCCAACCTGTACTTCCGCGACAAGGTGACCTTCGCGGAGACCGGCCGGGTGGTCGTGAGGGACGGGGACGGACAGGTACGCAACCTGAACGAACTGGAGTACGTGAAGGGCGAAGTCTACGCCAATATCTGGCAGGAGGACCGCATCGTCCGCATTGATCCCGAAACGGGCCGGGTCACGGGGTGGATCGACCTGGAGGGACTGCTCGAATCGGCAGGACTCGGCGAGGGGAGCGGCACGGTGGACGTGCTCAACGGCATCGCCTACGATGCCGCGGGGGACCGCCTGTTCGTCACCGGGAAGTATTGGCCCCGGCTCTTCGAGATCCGGCTGGTCGAAAAACAGGACCCCTCCGGGTAA
- a CDS encoding DNA photolyase has translation MRNLSDFGASSRWSNFSHLYIERGAKEFPLTRRIRERFAKARVVEIDDYKTVFARPRQKFQAQKESMKLILAVKKDRFLYDGSGNSQDFNLEDFHYNTLTFNCVYNCDYCYLQGMYPSANIVVFVNLEDYFTATREGIRDRSNPAQPFYLCISYDTDLLAFESVVPYCRAWIEFAREEPDLLIEIRTKSAAYRAIRDLPSSDRVILAWTLSPEPVAARYEHGTAPLRRRLEAVRSAIDDGWPVRLCFDPVLAVPSWASLYGDLVEEVVQRIDPAEVRDVTVGAFRLSKHHFQRMRRQRRDTPLLYGEFAQENTTVTYPAERREEMTAFMRKRLGDHFGEEQIFAWT, from the coding sequence ATGCGCAATTTGAGCGACTTCGGGGCATCCTCTCGGTGGAGTAACTTCTCCCACCTCTACATCGAGCGCGGCGCGAAGGAATTCCCGCTCACGCGGCGCATCCGGGAACGCTTCGCGAAGGCCCGCGTGGTGGAGATCGACGACTACAAGACGGTATTCGCCCGGCCGCGGCAGAAGTTCCAGGCGCAGAAGGAGAGCATGAAGCTGATCCTGGCCGTGAAGAAGGACCGGTTCCTCTACGACGGATCGGGAAACAGCCAGGACTTCAACCTCGAGGACTTCCACTACAACACGCTCACGTTCAACTGCGTGTATAACTGCGACTACTGCTACCTGCAGGGCATGTACCCCTCGGCGAATATCGTGGTTTTCGTGAACCTGGAAGACTATTTTACCGCGACGCGCGAGGGCATACGCGACAGATCGAACCCGGCGCAGCCCTTTTACCTGTGCATCTCGTACGATACCGACCTGCTCGCCTTCGAATCGGTCGTACCCTACTGCCGCGCGTGGATCGAATTCGCCCGCGAGGAGCCGGACCTGCTAATCGAAATACGTACCAAGAGCGCCGCGTACCGCGCCATACGGGATCTGCCCTCCTCGGACCGCGTCATCCTGGCCTGGACGCTTTCTCCCGAACCGGTCGCCGCGCGCTACGAACATGGGACGGCGCCGCTCCGCCGGAGACTGGAGGCCGTCCGGTCGGCCATTGACGACGGCTGGCCGGTCCGGCTCTGCTTCGACCCGGTCCTCGCCGTTCCGTCCTGGGCGTCCCTTTACGGAGACCTGGTCGAGGAGGTCGTCCAGAGGATCGACCCGGCCGAGGTGCGCGACGTGACCGTGGGCGCCTTCCGCCTGTCGAAGCACCATTTCCAGCGCATGAGGCGCCAGCGGCGGGATACGCCGCTTCTGTACGGCGAGTTCGCGCAGGAGAACACTACAGTGACCTACCCCGCCGAGCGGCGTGAGGAAATGACCGCCTTCATGCGGAAGCGCCTGGGAGACCACTTCGGAGAGGAGCAGATCTTCGCATGGACGTAG